The Xiphophorus couchianus chromosome 5, X_couchianus-1.0, whole genome shotgun sequence genome includes a region encoding these proteins:
- the LOC114145261 gene encoding equilibrative nucleoside transporter 1-like isoform X2: protein MATTSPKDKYLAVWVIFFMLGLGTLLPWNFFMTATMYFRNRLKDPLPTEVSANQTEAAGQHQSVLQTKFNNVMTLCAMLPLLLCTCLTSFLHALVPQRLRVMGSLFIIMFVFIITAVLVKVPLEPLPFFSITMVKIIIINSFGAVLQGSLFGMAGLLPASYTTPIMSGQGLAGTFAAASMICAIASGSELEDAAFGYFIVACVVIFLSILSYVLLPKLTFFQFYQERNRKQRSDDEQNAVTLMNAENKDAAADEKQQSISMMKIFKKIWILASSVCFIFTVTIGTFPAITADTRSTLADGGTWERYFVPVSCFLLFNLSDWTGRSLTAVCMWPGKDSRVLPAAILARVVFVPLFMLCNVQPRLHLPVFFHHDGFFIAFMLLFAFSNGYLASLCMCYGPKNVLPHEAETAGAIMAFFLALGLAAGAAISFLFRALV from the exons ATGGCTACCACCTCACCCAAAGACAA ATATTTGGCCGTGTGGGTGATCTTCTTCATGCTTGGTCTGGGAACATTGCTGCCCTGGAACTTCTTCATGACTGCTACCATG TACTTCAGGAATCGTCTGAAGGACCCTTTGCCCACTGaggtttcagccaatcagactGAAGCAGCAGGTCAACATCAAAGTGTTCTACAGACCAAATTCAACAATGTGATGACGCTCTGCGCCATGTTGCCTCTGCTGCTGTGCACCTGCCTCACCTCCTTCCTGCACGCCCT CGTTCCTCAGCGCCTGCGTGTGATGGGAAGCCTCTTCATCATCATGTTTGTCTTCATCATCACTGCTGTCCTTGTCAAAGTTCCTCTGGAGCCGCTGCCTTTCTTCTCCATAACCATGGTGAAGATAATCATCATCAACT CGTTTGGGGCGGTGCTGCAGGGCAGTCTGTTTGGGATGGCCGGTTTGCTTCCAGCTTCGTACACCACTCCCATCATGAGCGGCCAAGGACTCGCCGGAACCTTCGCTGCCGCTTCCATGATCTGTGCCATTGCAA GTGGTTCTGAGCTGGAGGACGCAGCATTCGGTTATTTCATCGTGGCCTGTGTTGTCATTTTCCTGTCCATCTTGTCCTACGTCTTACTGCCCAAACTG acatttttccagttttatcaagaaaggaacagaaaacaaagatcaGATGATGAGCAGAATGCCGTCACTCTGATGAACGCAG agaaTAAAGATGCTGCAGCTGATGAGAAACAACAAAGCATCTCCATGATGAAGATCTTTAAGAAG ATTTGGATCCTGGCATCGTCGGTCTGCTTCATCTTCACCGTCACCATCGGCACTTTTCCCGCCATCACTGCCGACACGCGATCCACGCTGGCCGACGGAGGGACCTGGG AGCGCTACTTTGTCCCCGTCAGCTGCTTCCTGCTCTTCAACCTGAGCGACTGGACTGGGCGGAGCCTGACCGCCGTCTGCATGTGG CCAGGTAAAGACAGCCGGGTGCTGCCGGCGGCCATCTTGGCTCGCGTTGTCTTCGTACCTCTCTTCATGCTGTGCAACGTTCAGCCCCGCCTCCATCTGCCCGTCTTCTTCCATCACGACGGCTTCTTCATCGCCTTCATGCTCCTCTTCGCCTTCAGCAACGGCTACCTGGCCAGCCTCTGCATGTGCTACGGACCGAA GAACGTCCTTCCTCACGAAGCAGAAACCGCTGGAGCCATCATGGCGTTCTTCCTGGCTCTGGGATTGGCTGCCGGAGCCGCCATCTCCTTCCTGTTCAGAGCACTGGTCTGA
- the LOC114145261 gene encoding equilibrative nucleoside transporter 1-like isoform X3: MATTSPKDKYLAVWVIFFMLGLGTLLPWNFFMTATMYFRNRLKDPLPTEVSANQTEAAGQHQSVLQTKFNNVMTLCAMLPLLLCTCLTSFLHALVWGGAAGQSVWDGRFASSFVHHSHHERPRTRRNLRCRFHDLCHCGSELEDAAFGYFIVACVVIFLSILSYVLLPKLTFFQFYQERNRKQRSDDEQNAVTLMNAENKDAAADEKQQSISMMKIFKKIWILASSVCFIFTVTIGTFPAITADTRSTLADGGTWERYFVPVSCFLLFNLSDWTGRSLTAVCMWVKTAGCCRRPSWLALSSYLSSCCATFSPASICPSSSITTASSSPSCSSSPSATATWPASACATDRRTSFLTKQKPLEPSWRSSWLWDWLPEPPSPSCSEHWSDWDPVLV; encoded by the exons ATGGCTACCACCTCACCCAAAGACAA ATATTTGGCCGTGTGGGTGATCTTCTTCATGCTTGGTCTGGGAACATTGCTGCCCTGGAACTTCTTCATGACTGCTACCATG TACTTCAGGAATCGTCTGAAGGACCCTTTGCCCACTGaggtttcagccaatcagactGAAGCAGCAGGTCAACATCAAAGTGTTCTACAGACCAAATTCAACAATGTGATGACGCTCTGCGCCATGTTGCCTCTGCTGCTGTGCACCTGCCTCACCTCCTTCCTGCACGCCCT CGTTTGGGGCGGTGCTGCAGGGCAGTCTGTTTGGGATGGCCGGTTTGCTTCCAGCTTCGTACACCACTCCCATCATGAGCGGCCAAGGACTCGCCGGAACCTTCGCTGCCGCTTCCATGATCTGTGCCATT GTGGTTCTGAGCTGGAGGACGCAGCATTCGGTTATTTCATCGTGGCCTGTGTTGTCATTTTCCTGTCCATCTTGTCCTACGTCTTACTGCCCAAACTG acatttttccagttttatcaagaaaggaacagaaaacaaagatcaGATGATGAGCAGAATGCCGTCACTCTGATGAACGCAG agaaTAAAGATGCTGCAGCTGATGAGAAACAACAAAGCATCTCCATGATGAAGATCTTTAAGAAG ATTTGGATCCTGGCATCGTCGGTCTGCTTCATCTTCACCGTCACCATCGGCACTTTTCCCGCCATCACTGCCGACACGCGATCCACGCTGGCCGACGGAGGGACCTGGG AGCGCTACTTTGTCCCCGTCAGCTGCTTCCTGCTCTTCAACCTGAGCGACTGGACTGGGCGGAGCCTGACCGCCGTCTGCATGTGG GTAAAGACAGCCGGGTGCTGCCGGCGGCCATCTTGGCTCGCGTTGTCTTCGTACCTCTCTTCATGCTGTGCAACGTTCAGCCCCGCCTCCATCTGCCCGTCTTCTTCCATCACGACGGCTTCTTCATCGCCTTCATGCTCCTCTTCGCCTTCAGCAACGGCTACCTGGCCAGCCTCTGCATGTGCTACGGACCGAA GAACGTCCTTCCTCACGAAGCAGAAACCGCTGGAGCCATCATGGCGTTCTTCCTGGCTCTGGGATTGGCTGCCGGAGCCGCCATCTCCTTCCTGTTCAGAGCACTGGTCTGACTGGGACCCTGTACTGGTCTGA
- the LOC114145261 gene encoding equilibrative nucleoside transporter 1-like isoform X1, with translation MATTSPKDKYLAVWVIFFMLGLGTLLPWNFFMTATMYFRNRLKDPLPTEVSANQTEAAGQHQSVLQTKFNNVMTLCAMLPLLLCTCLTSFLHALVPQRLRVMGSLFIIMFVFIITAVLVKVPLEPLPFFSITMVKIIIINSFGAVLQGSLFGMAGLLPASYTTPIMSGQGLAGTFAAASMICAIASGSELEDAAFGYFIVACVVIFLSILSYVLLPKLTFFQFYQERNRKQRSDDEQNAVTLMNAENKDAAADEKQQSISMMKIFKKIWILASSVCFIFTVTIGTFPAITADTRSTLADGGTWERYFVPVSCFLLFNLSDWTGRSLTAVCMWVKTAGCCRRPSWLALSSYLSSCCATFSPASICPSSSITTASSSPSCSSSPSATATWPASACATDRRTSFLTKQKPLEPSWRSSWLWDWLPEPPSPSCSEHWSDWDPVLV, from the exons ATGGCTACCACCTCACCCAAAGACAA ATATTTGGCCGTGTGGGTGATCTTCTTCATGCTTGGTCTGGGAACATTGCTGCCCTGGAACTTCTTCATGACTGCTACCATG TACTTCAGGAATCGTCTGAAGGACCCTTTGCCCACTGaggtttcagccaatcagactGAAGCAGCAGGTCAACATCAAAGTGTTCTACAGACCAAATTCAACAATGTGATGACGCTCTGCGCCATGTTGCCTCTGCTGCTGTGCACCTGCCTCACCTCCTTCCTGCACGCCCT CGTTCCTCAGCGCCTGCGTGTGATGGGAAGCCTCTTCATCATCATGTTTGTCTTCATCATCACTGCTGTCCTTGTCAAAGTTCCTCTGGAGCCGCTGCCTTTCTTCTCCATAACCATGGTGAAGATAATCATCATCAACT CGTTTGGGGCGGTGCTGCAGGGCAGTCTGTTTGGGATGGCCGGTTTGCTTCCAGCTTCGTACACCACTCCCATCATGAGCGGCCAAGGACTCGCCGGAACCTTCGCTGCCGCTTCCATGATCTGTGCCATTGCAA GTGGTTCTGAGCTGGAGGACGCAGCATTCGGTTATTTCATCGTGGCCTGTGTTGTCATTTTCCTGTCCATCTTGTCCTACGTCTTACTGCCCAAACTG acatttttccagttttatcaagaaaggaacagaaaacaaagatcaGATGATGAGCAGAATGCCGTCACTCTGATGAACGCAG agaaTAAAGATGCTGCAGCTGATGAGAAACAACAAAGCATCTCCATGATGAAGATCTTTAAGAAG ATTTGGATCCTGGCATCGTCGGTCTGCTTCATCTTCACCGTCACCATCGGCACTTTTCCCGCCATCACTGCCGACACGCGATCCACGCTGGCCGACGGAGGGACCTGGG AGCGCTACTTTGTCCCCGTCAGCTGCTTCCTGCTCTTCAACCTGAGCGACTGGACTGGGCGGAGCCTGACCGCCGTCTGCATGTGG GTAAAGACAGCCGGGTGCTGCCGGCGGCCATCTTGGCTCGCGTTGTCTTCGTACCTCTCTTCATGCTGTGCAACGTTCAGCCCCGCCTCCATCTGCCCGTCTTCTTCCATCACGACGGCTTCTTCATCGCCTTCATGCTCCTCTTCGCCTTCAGCAACGGCTACCTGGCCAGCCTCTGCATGTGCTACGGACCGAA GAACGTCCTTCCTCACGAAGCAGAAACCGCTGGAGCCATCATGGCGTTCTTCCTGGCTCTGGGATTGGCTGCCGGAGCCGCCATCTCCTTCCTGTTCAGAGCACTGGTCTGACTGGGACCCTGTACTGGTCTGA